In Citrus sinensis cultivar Valencia sweet orange chromosome 4, DVS_A1.0, whole genome shotgun sequence, one DNA window encodes the following:
- the LOC102621034 gene encoding uncharacterized protein LOC102621034 has protein sequence MGLLSWFMGNPNPNPQQSEPFKSAGDTQNPKSEISAVPGMNGAIEVPRPAESVTVFEFGSVAASADKVTMAGYCPVSDDLEPCRWEILPASDSDAPQFRVVF, from the coding sequence ATGGGTCTGCTCTCTTGGTTCATGGGCAACCCGAATCCGAACCCCCAACAATCCGAACCATTTAAATCGGCAGGCGATACCCAAAACCCGAAATCCGAAATCTCGGCTGTACCGGGCATGAACGGCGCCATTGAAGTGCCGCGGCCGGCGGAGAGCGTGACGGTGTTCGAGTTCGGGTCGGTGGCTGCGTCAGCTGATAAGGTGACTATGGCCGGGTACTGCCCCGTCTCCGACGACCTCGAGCCCTGCCGCTGGGAGATCCTCCCCGCGAGTGACTCCGACGCTCCCCAGTTTCGCGTGGTGTTTTGA